A portion of the Camelus ferus isolate YT-003-E chromosome 16, BCGSAC_Cfer_1.0, whole genome shotgun sequence genome contains these proteins:
- the HIGD1B gene encoding HIG1 domain family member 1B isoform X3 encodes MSANKGWWAPPEGEDSVSEKFLRKTRESPLVPIGLGGCLMVAAYRIYRLKARGSTKMSIHLIHTRVAAQACAVGAIMLGAVYTMYRDCIKRTAQDAGEK; translated from the exons ATGTCTGCAAACAAAGGCTGGTGGGCACCACCTGAAGGCGAGGACAGCGTGTCTGAGAAATTCCTGAGGAAGACCAGGGAATCTCCGCTGGTGCCTATAG GCTTAGGAGGCTGCCTGATGGTGGCAGCATATAGGATTTACCGGCTGAAGGCTCGTGGTTCCACCAAGATGTCCATACACCTGATTCACACCCGAGTGGCGGCACAGGCCTGTGCTGTGGGTGCAATCATGCTGG GGGCTGTGTACACAATGTACAGAGACTGTATCAAAAGAACAGCGCAGGATGCCGGGGAGAAGTAG
- the HIGD1B gene encoding HIG1 domain family member 1B isoform X2, which yields MSANKGWWAPPEGEDSVSEKFLRKTRESPLVPIGNRVNLEARKGAISKMEQPSQKQGCFSSAFELRCPTHELTSSPEAQAKFDSADQDATRDPEKSSILVKEQIYLEQSSN from the exons ATGTCTGCAAACAAAGGCTGGTGGGCACCACCTGAAGGCGAGGACAGCGTGTCTGAGAAATTCCTGAGGAAGACCAGGGAATCTCCGCTGGTGCCTATAG GGAACAGGGTGAATCTGGAGGCACGAAAAGGGGCCATCAGTAAGATGGAGCAGCCATCCCAGAAACAGGGCTGCTTCAGTTCTGCTTTCGAGCTAAGATGCCCAACTCATGAACTGACAAGCAGCCCAGAGGCCCAAGCTAAGTTTGATTCTGCAGACCAAGATGCTACAAGGGATCCAGAAAAGTCTTCTATCCTGGTCAAAGAACAG aTCTACTTAGAACAGTCCTCGAATTGA